A part of Methanothermobacter sp. genomic DNA contains:
- the mvhB gene encoding polyferredoxin protein MvhB — protein MIVVNKEDCIRCGACQGTCPTAAIEVTPEDVIYCDICGGEPKCVDACPTGALKIEDLVVDEAGNTQGRIVFNPDKCNECGDCVEVCPPQILKLDAGKVKKIPLQGFCVMCQKCVDICPVGVIGVEGIKEPAKVELEIEGPIFIADCVGCGMCVPECPVDAITLEKVGGVIEIDEDTCIKCGVCAQTCPWNAVYISGKKPEKRAKEIKKFELDEEACIGCNTCVEACPGDFIVPKSSNLTVELPAICTACGLCEQLCPVDAIDLEVELGPAKPASEEGLVWDEEKCDFIGACANICPNDAIRVVTKEGMKLPDNEKVDEEPSFAMCTRCGACTMACPKGALSLVDMDKVIDGEVVKRKRVQYNPALCDQCGDCIEACPYDMLKLTDEKVPLKGFCILCDQCIPACPKGALSLK, from the coding sequence ATGATAGTTGTCAACAAAGAGGACTGCATAAGGTGTGGTGCTTGCCAGGGGACCTGCCCTACTGCAGCCATTGAGGTAACACCGGAGGATGTTATCTACTGTGACATCTGCGGCGGGGAACCCAAGTGTGTCGATGCCTGCCCAACCGGTGCCCTCAAGATTGAGGACCTGGTGGTTGACGAGGCAGGTAACACCCAGGGCAGGATAGTTTTCAACCCTGACAAGTGCAATGAGTGCGGGGACTGCGTGGAGGTCTGCCCTCCACAGATCCTCAAACTTGACGCGGGTAAGGTCAAAAAGATTCCGCTCCAGGGCTTCTGTGTCATGTGCCAGAAATGCGTTGACATCTGCCCTGTGGGTGTCATAGGGGTTGAGGGCATCAAGGAACCAGCTAAGGTTGAACTGGAAATCGAGGGACCCATATTCATCGCTGACTGTGTCGGGTGTGGAATGTGTGTCCCTGAATGTCCAGTGGATGCCATAACCCTTGAAAAGGTGGGTGGAGTCATAGAGATCGATGAGGACACCTGCATAAAGTGCGGTGTCTGTGCACAGACCTGTCCATGGAACGCCGTCTACATCTCAGGCAAAAAACCAGAGAAGAGGGCCAAGGAAATCAAGAAATTCGAGCTGGATGAAGAGGCATGTATAGGCTGCAACACCTGTGTGGAGGCATGCCCTGGTGATTTCATAGTTCCAAAGTCATCAAACCTTACAGTCGAACTTCCAGCCATATGTACAGCCTGTGGACTATGTGAACAGCTCTGTCCAGTGGATGCCATAGACCTTGAGGTGGAACTTGGACCAGCCAAACCTGCAAGTGAAGAGGGCCTTGTCTGGGATGAAGAAAAATGTGACTTCATCGGTGCATGTGCCAACATCTGCCCCAACGATGCAATAAGGGTTGTGACGAAGGAGGGCATGAAGCTACCTGACAATGAAAAGGTGGATGAGGAGCCATCCTTCGCCATGTGTACACGCTGCGGCGCATGTACCATGGCCTGTCCAAAGGGCGCCCTCAGCCTTGTGGATATGGACAAGGTCATTGATGGCGAGGTTGTCAAGAGGAAGAGGGTCCAGTACAACCCTGCCCTCTGCGACCAGTGCGGTGACTGTATAGAGGCCTGTCCATACGACATGCTGAAACTCACCGACGAGAAGGTTCCACTTAAAGGGTTCTGCATACTCTGTGACCAGTGCATACCCGCCTGTCCAAAGGGTGCACTGTCACTCAAATAA